The genome window CCCTTACTCCTCCTTCCATCTTGCTTAATGTGACAGAATATCGTCAGATTAACTGGAGAGATATGTTCTCCTTAATCTGTCCATCCCTTTTCCATTGTTGCTGGAATGGCAGCAGGGACATCACGTATGTGGGTAGGGAATCTAGAACACTGTTAGTAAGTGTCTGCCATCTAAGGATACATATTTCTTTTTCCAGTTTGAAGGATTTTTTCCACTTTCTCAAATACTTGCCATCCTTTTGTTATTTTATAGCTTACACCGAGGCATGCAGTATTTGGTGTGTGTGTTTGGGAGGGGGCGGGGACCCTAACCTGAAGCCTGTATTGACCGGGCAATGGACATAAGGGGGCTCTATTTTCTGTGACTCCACAATTGCTTTTTTTTTGTTGCACACTCATCCGACTAGAAAAAACTAGTACTTGCGTCATGTTTTCTTTTCTCAAACTATATACCATGTTCGAGAGAAAGAGAATAAAGATACTGTCCGGAAGCAATAATGCTTCATGATACATGGCTGCGAGATCATTGGACATTCTACATTTGCGAACTATCACTTTTTTTTAAAGATCCAGGGAAGTGTTATAACATACACAACAATTTAGAAGAAACAAAATAAATTCAAAGACCAACAAAGATTGTGATGGAGTGATAAGTTCTCCTTCATCCTTAACCATGTTTCTAGTTCGAGCCCTTAGTATAAAGTTGTCTTTGTTAGGGAGCGCTTTACCCCCCAATGTGGGGCTTCCCGGCGTGAACCCAGATTTAGTCGGGTCCTTAATGTGTGTACCGGACACCGAGTGGGAaaccaaaaaaagagaaaagaatcaAAGATTTGACTTGAATATTGTTAACCTTGTTGATAGTTACTGGAGCAAATAGAAGTTCTTTTTGCTTAACATTGTTTGTTTTTCTACATTATTTAGATGCTAGTTCTTTCTTGCTATTTTTCTCGGAATGAAATTGTCCGTGTGAATAAGTTAATGGTAAGTCTAACAAAGCTTTTCAAAGTAGAAATATGGTAGTTACTTTCTCAATTTTTGGTTATTACTTTTCTGCTTGGTGCCTAATACTGTCTGATCTAAAAGATTTCGTAGTTCCCTCTTCCCGCTTGTTGCATATGTATCTCCCCCTCTTCTTTCTTGTTTATACTTTCACTTATTTGTTGCTTATGATGTCAAAGTCAAATCATGCTATTCTTAACCCGCTGATTTTGTATTGATGCAGGGATTGGTGGCTAGGAGAATATTGCCAAACAAGGGTGTTACATTAGGTGAAAAATTTGGTGTAGAATCTGAATCATGAATTTTGCATACTTCTATAATTATATGAAGTTGAGAGAGGTTAAAGAATTGGATATCCTTTTGTAGGGCTAACTGGAGTGCCTGTTTTGAAGGTCTAGAGATAGAAGTTTACAAGATTTTGTGCTAAaggttttttttgttttgttttgagtTTATGTCTTTAGGAATTCCCCTTTCTTTTTCCCTTGAGTGAGGTGTAAAATCAGATTGCGGCGTATAGTCAGAAATGTATCATGCATCTCTGGTGAGGCAGCGATACATACACAACAAAATAGACAGAAGTTTTGAGTAAAATGTTTAGATTTAATGTTTTTTTCGCAGTAATGTTGCTGCAAAGTTGCAGATTCTTGTCTGGTAATTTGTTTGCTTTGTAGTTTTCCCTTGAATGGGATTTTTCCTTTCTCCATTTGAATGTAAGGGAGGTTGTTGATTTAGTGTGATACATTTTAGGGATACCCATCTAGGGTACCCCTAATGAATAAATTACTATATACTTTGATGCTCATTTACTTATTATCATTTGAATTGAGAATCTTGCACATATTGATGTACAGTATATATCATTCTGCTACAAATGAACCAAAAAATGCAACTTCTTTCTTTGAATGAAAAAATTCTAAGAAATTTAGAGAATGCCAAATTAATGTGTATTACAACtttaaaagtttttaaatttCATGTGATATTTTCATTCCCTTTTTCACACTTTTGAAACATAATAATAACATTAAATTGAAATCAAGATCCATTTCGAGCACTTCGATCTCAAGTTTGTCATGGGCACAAACATTAAATCCATGTATATATATGGTTCACTCAAAACTCCAGATTTCGACACGATGAGTTTAAAAGAACACTCTGAATTAACAAAGTAAAAAAAGGGCAGATTGATGGACGAAACATCCCGCATTCATGCAGGGTCTGGGAAAAGCTGCACCCCAAAGGGTGTGATGTAGGCAACCTACCTCGGTTGTTGATTCCACCGCTCGAATCcttgacctataggtcacacggataTAACTTTACTGTTGCTGCAAGGCTCCCCTTCTTGAATTAAGAGAGTGAAAATGCAAAAAGTTGGAACTTTAAACACGATAAGATTAAACAAAACATGGACACTTTAAGCAGGTAATGAAATTCTACCTTGTTAGTCATACAACATAAAAACATGCACAATTTCAGTGTTATCACCAAGTCTTGAACTAAGTGTTAGGAAATGAAAGATTCATAATTTCTTGAATGTTAGAAAAAGAAAGATGTAAAGACAGTGGATTGTTAATTGACAGGAACCAAGGAAAGGGTCACATTAAGTAACACAATTCATAATACAGAAAAGGCCGAAGTTCAAGGAAAACCTCTTCCTGATCATCCTAATTAAACTGGAAATATTTCAGACTATGCTCAACTACAAGCTAGTAAATTCAGGCAGATTAAAAATACAAGCAACTTCTTTTTGTGAACCTTTTCAAATGGAACTACAGTTCAGAAGAAGGCTCTGCTACCATAAAACACTCTTGGGCTTTGGCCGCTAGGACGCGCTTGTGGTTTCTCACTTGAACCGGAGCTCTCTGTGTTGTCATTTCCATTTTGGACGGCTGATCCACTTTCCATGTCCAGAGGAAGTTTCATCTTTGCTAGAGCTTCCGTGAATTGCTGCATGCTTTTCATATACATATCGACTATCTCTTGCTGCACAACCTTTTGCTCTGGTACAATGCTCACGTTGACAACTGGCGTTGTGAACGTGCTAGCAGCAACAGCAGGCATGGTGCTATCGACCTCTTTGGCACTGTCCTTACTACCATCCTTCAGAGGCAACACAGACTCCTCGCTCGGAGAGTTTGATGTTTGTTTGGTGTCACAAACAGATGATGAGTTTATTGGGATTGAGTTTGATCTCTCTAACTTCTTGATTTCAGTGGCAACTTGACCTTCAACAACCGCGCTTTCTGGTGTACGCTCAACATTCTCGGGAGAGATGTGATCACCATTTTCCGTGGAGTCAATATGCTCAGAGCTTTGACTATCCAATTCAGTGCAGGGAATTGAATAATACTCAGTAACCATTCTTTCATTTTCATTCACAATTTTGGGATCAGGGAATTCAATGttaaccaattcacaaggaatactGTCAGCGATTCCACGACCTTCGTCACAGTCATTTGCTGCAGCCAAAGAATGGCCTGGTGTGGAAATCTCTAAGACTTCTGGGGTTGCACCAGTATATGTTAGTGTCAATTGCACAAAACCGGATGGCGAATGGAAGAGATCACTCGACGACAAGGAGAATTCCTGTTCTAGCTTACCATTCTCAGCAAGAACATCACAAAGAGGAACTAAGGTAAATCCCAACAACTGGTCTTGCAAATAATTCTTAACCCTACTCATCATCCAAATCTCACATCTCACTGATGTTTCAACAGTCTTGACATTGAGTCGACGACTCTGATTAAAAACTGGATTCTTTCCCCCACCATTAATAGTATCGGTCGAAACTGTTTCTTCTGGATCATTAGTTAAGGAAATCTTGGCATACACATCTTGTTTATGATATATGCATATGTTATGAATATCTCTAGCTTGATGTACATAAACATCAAGAACCCCAATAGAATCAGATTTTGGTTTCAAAGGGTCATAAACAACAGGTGATTTTGCCATAGTAACTACTTTTTGAGGTTCCATTATTAAAAATGTTCACTTTTTTGAACTCACAAAATAAAGGTGCCAACTAGAATTGAAGGTGACCACAAGTATTCAAAAGTGAAAGCAACAGAATACTATTCAAAGGTACAAAAACAAACTGTTTCCTAAAACCCCCAGACGAAAAACAGAATTTCAAGACATACAAAAAACAGAAACACAAACCTTAGGAAAAATCACCTCCCCTTATACCATAAGCTGAATTTGGAAATTGGGAGAATTGGTTAGCACTTACCTATAAGAGAGCCAGAGCTGAACTTTGTCCCAACTTCCAACTTCAGATTCATTGCTTAAGTAAAAAAAGAAACTGATTTTGTGCAACAATTGTAGCACAACTAGCAGACCAAATCAAGAATTAAATATTGGGCGACTGTTTCTAAACTTTCTCTAGAGCCCCTCAAAAAACCAAAGACAGCATACCCAAGAAAGCAGCCAACTTTCTAATGGACACCAAATTCAAGAATTCAAAGCAAAAATTCAAGAAAAAGGGAGAATAAAAAGGTACCAATAATTCACAAGTATCTTGAAGATTACAGATAAATGTGAGGACAGAGAGAGAAAAGGGTATTAGGTATTTTTCTGATTTAGTACACTCCTTAAGGAGTATAAAGACAaaaaactttttttctttttcttgcttgTTGTGTTTTTTTCTGCACAGAAGTCAATCTTTGAGTTTTGTGTGGAGCCTTGTGGCTGCTGCTACCTATAATATAGGTGGAGAGTGATGGCTAATAAAATTCATAGAACTGTCTGACTTCTGAACTGCAACTGTAGAGAGAATCCAGTTCTTGAAATAAAAGTCAATAGgttttgattaattatgagtactTGGAGCTTGTTACTTTTATACTGCTTTTGCAATAATGTTATGTACTCGAATGTTAGATTTTAATAACGGaccttattatttttttttatcaaaataatAATGGACCTCTATTATTGAAATCTTTGAACTGTTACATTACTTTGACCTGACTGTTGACAATTTGACTACTAGTTCCAATGTGTGCGAAAATAATAACGTAATTTGCAAATTACTTCTCTTTTGTCTGGTCAACTGTCAGGGTATTTGGaaaaataatacatatattatcTTTGATATTATTAATATGCAATGTCTTTTAATCACTTTATTCGGTATTATTTTTATACATAACAAAACATAGCATTAACAATACTATAGTTTTTTAATACATAGATAAACATGTATAAAGACAGAATTGCCCTTTTAAAATCTTCAACATAACAAAATAAATAATCGATAAAAAAATAATTCCAACATAACTAATATCAACATTACTAATCTATATTACTAATACACAATATTTagtactattcttatacaccttactaGACGACTCCTGAGAGGTTATATCTATAAGCTCTTAAGTTTAAATCAAATATATTTGTACGACTT of Nicotiana tomentosiformis chromosome 7, ASM39032v3, whole genome shotgun sequence contains these proteins:
- the LOC104121501 gene encoding uncharacterized protein produces the protein MEPQKVVTMAKSPVVYDPLKPKSDSIGVLDVYVHQARDIHNICIYHKQDVYAKISLTNDPEETVSTDTINGGGKNPVFNQSRRLNVKTVETSVRCEIWMMSRVKNYLQDQLLGFTLVPLCDVLAENGKLEQEFSLSSSDLFHSPSGFVQLTLTYTGATPEVLEISTPGHSLAAANDCDEGRGIADSIPCELVNIEFPDPKIVNENERMVTEYYSIPCTELDSQSSEHIDSTENGDHISPENVERTPESAVVEGQVATEIKKLERSNSIPINSSSVCDTKQTSNSPSEESVLPLKDGSKDSAKEVDSTMPAVAASTFTTPVVNVSIVPEQKVVQQEIVDMYMKSMQQFTEALAKMKLPLDMESGSAVQNGNDNTESSGSSEKPQARPSGQSPRVFYGSRAFF